One window of Halonatronomonas betaini genomic DNA carries:
- the tatA gene encoding twin-arginine translocase TatA/TatE family subunit: MFGLGAPELGIILVIVLIIFGPSKLPEIGKAIGSGLGELKKATKEVEESVSLDDE, from the coding sequence ATGTTTGGTTTAGGTGCCCCTGAATTAGGGATTATTTTAGTGATTGTGCTGATTATATTTGGTCCAAGTAAGCTCCCTGAGATCGGTAAAGCTATTGGTTCAGGACTTGGAGAATTAAAAAAGGCTACAAAAGAAGTTGAAGAATCTGTTTCCCTTGATGATGAATAA
- a CDS encoding molybdopterin molybdotransferase MoeA, whose amino-acid sequence MKQRIELEAACELVADKLKSFSNETVKLVNSSGRVLAEDVRAPMHQPPFDRSPLDGFAVRAEDTTGASTETPVSLKIVSKLYAGDSPVKKIGPGEAARIMTGAPIPEGADSVIRQERTDWNDEEVEIKATLKPGQNYAPAGEDIKQGELLCEKGTLLRSPHLGVLASMGLEEVLVLPEPEVSVLTTGSELQEVGQELKPGKIYNSNNYMISTRLKECGAKVINSQVAVDEKDILRDRLAELIPGSDFLVTTGGVSVGEKDLILEVLEEMGAEIFFWKLAIKPGTPVVCGRLDDTIIFGLSGNPAACITTFDLLVRPTLIKINGLEKENLRKEKAIFIDDFNKSSSTRRMLRAWVVRTEKGNIVKLSKGNQRPGVLKTTLDCNCFIDIPAGSPPVESGAEVEIFRLPEIYN is encoded by the coding sequence ATGAAACAGCGGATAGAGTTAGAGGCTGCCTGTGAACTGGTAGCTGATAAATTAAAAAGTTTTTCAAATGAGACAGTAAAACTGGTAAATAGCTCTGGCAGGGTGCTGGCTGAAGATGTTAGAGCTCCAATGCACCAGCCGCCATTTGATCGTTCGCCACTTGATGGCTTTGCAGTCAGGGCAGAGGATACAACTGGTGCCAGCACTGAAACGCCGGTAAGTCTTAAAATTGTGAGCAAGTTATATGCTGGTGATAGTCCAGTGAAGAAAATTGGCCCTGGTGAGGCAGCCAGGATAATGACCGGTGCTCCGATTCCAGAGGGGGCAGATTCTGTAATTCGCCAGGAGAGGACTGACTGGAATGATGAGGAAGTTGAGATTAAGGCAACTTTAAAACCTGGCCAGAATTATGCCCCGGCAGGTGAAGATATCAAGCAGGGCGAGCTGCTCTGTGAAAAGGGGACTCTTTTAAGATCGCCACATTTAGGAGTCCTTGCCAGTATGGGCCTGGAAGAGGTTTTAGTCCTGCCAGAACCAGAAGTTTCGGTCTTAACTACTGGCAGTGAATTGCAGGAGGTTGGCCAGGAATTAAAACCTGGCAAGATATATAATAGCAATAATTATATGATCTCAACCAGATTAAAGGAATGTGGAGCTAAAGTCATTAATAGCCAGGTTGCTGTTGATGAGAAGGATATTTTAAGAGATAGGCTGGCTGAATTAATCCCAGGCTCTGATTTTTTAGTGACAACTGGTGGAGTATCAGTTGGTGAAAAGGATTTAATTCTGGAAGTACTGGAAGAGATGGGAGCTGAGATATTCTTCTGGAAACTTGCAATTAAACCAGGAACCCCGGTAGTTTGCGGCCGCCTGGATGATACTATAATCTTTGGTTTATCAGGAAATCCAGCAGCCTGTATTACGACTTTTGATTTGTTGGTCAGGCCGACATTGATTAAAATTAATGGTCTGGAGAAAGAAAACTTGAGAAAAGAGAAGGCTATCTTTATTGATGATTTCAATAAATCAAGCAGTACCCGAAGAATGTTGAGGGCCTGGGTTGTAAGGACCGAAAAAGGAAATATTGTTAAATTGAGCAAGGGCAATCAGCGTCCTGGAGTACTTAAGACAACCCTTGATTGCAACTGTTTTATAGATATTCCAGCTGGTTCACCGCCTGTAGAATCAGGAGCAGAGGTGGAAATCTTTAGATTACCAGAAATATATAATTAG
- a CDS encoding arsenate reductase ArsC — protein sequence MEKIKVGFICVGNSCRSQMAEGFARDYGGDILEVYSAGTDPAPEVKPNAVEAMAEKGIDISDQYPKLLKEIPGELDILITMGCNVECPYIPCKFREDWGLDDPAGHPIEVFRETRDIIEDKVKDLIEKVKTGELDLKA from the coding sequence ATGGAAAAAATAAAAGTTGGATTTATCTGTGTAGGCAATTCCTGCCGGAGTCAGATGGCAGAGGGCTTTGCCAGGGATTATGGTGGCGATATACTTGAAGTTTACAGTGCCGGGACAGATCCTGCTCCAGAGGTTAAACCTAATGCTGTTGAGGCAATGGCAGAGAAGGGTATAGATATTAGCGATCAGTATCCAAAGCTTTTAAAAGAAATTCCTGGTGAGCTGGATATTCTAATAACTATGGGCTGTAATGTTGAATGTCCTTATATTCCCTGTAAGTTCAGGGAAGACTGGGGTCTTGATGATCCAGCCGGCCATCCGATTGAGGTCTTTAGGGAGACCCGGGATATCATTGAAGATAAGGTTAAGGATTTAATTGAAAAGGTTAAAACTGGAGAGCTTGATTTAAAGGCATAA
- a CDS encoding acyl-CoA thioester hydrolase/BAAT C-terminal domain-containing protein, protein MKKFMQSLMLIILLISVIIYLNSGIQASQVSDQVIIDHPEEVRIDQEFEAEILNLKPEKSYELIIRAEDHQGEEWINQKEFIPETEDYLIAEDKMMKLIQFMEPEPEITDMYYPPIDDLKDSWDTEILLKKNNQLVKESAINRTYSIADIETREINDGSLIGELFKAPDSETAPGVVVLHGSEGQKAKLRALMLAEHGFNALAIQYFGPHNELPDQLVEVPIEIVEDAGNWLIENNYSDGDQVGLYGVSKGGELALLAGSKFDIFKNVVAMVPSGVVMEGSSGSAISPGSSWSYQDKPLDYIPNLRDYEVYSNAYEHGFASFFTKALEEADNQTVDAATIQVENIDGSILMVSGADDKMWDSEKLLQPAEKRLEEYDHHESFRHLIFEEAGHTIITPYMPTANRDKIGHYIYGGNQKGSARADAEHWPEVLNTLRGE, encoded by the coding sequence ATGAAAAAATTTATGCAGTCATTAATGCTCATAATATTATTGATAAGTGTTATTATATATTTGAATTCTGGAATCCAGGCCAGCCAGGTGTCTGATCAGGTGATAATAGATCATCCAGAAGAAGTTCGGATTGATCAAGAATTTGAGGCTGAGATTTTAAATCTAAAACCTGAAAAATCATATGAATTGATAATTAGGGCAGAGGATCACCAGGGAGAAGAATGGATTAATCAAAAAGAGTTTATACCAGAAACTGAAGATTATCTTATTGCTGAAGATAAGATGATGAAATTAATTCAGTTTATGGAACCTGAACCTGAAATTACTGATATGTATTATCCACCAATAGATGATTTAAAAGATAGCTGGGATACTGAAATCCTGCTAAAGAAAAATAATCAGTTGGTTAAAGAGTCAGCTATTAATAGAACTTATAGTATAGCAGATATTGAGACCAGAGAAATTAATGATGGCAGTCTGATTGGGGAACTCTTTAAGGCTCCAGATTCTGAAACTGCCCCTGGTGTTGTAGTTCTCCATGGATCCGAGGGTCAGAAAGCAAAATTAAGGGCATTAATGCTGGCTGAACATGGTTTTAATGCACTGGCGATTCAATATTTTGGCCCCCATAATGAATTACCTGACCAATTAGTTGAAGTCCCCATTGAAATTGTTGAAGATGCAGGTAACTGGCTAATAGAAAATAATTATTCAGATGGAGATCAAGTAGGCCTTTATGGGGTTTCTAAAGGTGGAGAGCTGGCTCTACTGGCAGGCAGCAAATTTGATATCTTTAAAAATGTTGTAGCTATGGTACCCAGTGGTGTAGTAATGGAAGGAAGTTCAGGCTCGGCTATTTCTCCTGGATCTTCCTGGTCATATCAGGATAAACCTCTTGACTATATTCCAAATTTAAGAGATTATGAAGTTTACAGTAATGCATATGAGCATGGATTTGCTTCCTTTTTTACAAAGGCTTTAGAGGAGGCTGATAACCAAACTGTTGATGCAGCAACTATTCAGGTTGAAAATATTGACGGCTCAATTTTAATGGTCTCAGGTGCAGATGATAAGATGTGGGATTCTGAAAAACTATTGCAGCCTGCAGAAAAAAGGCTTGAAGAATATGACCACCATGAGAGTTTCAGGCACTTAATTTTTGAAGAAGCCGGCCATACCATTATTACTCCATATATGCCGACAGCTAATAGAGATAAGATTGGGCACTATATTTATGGCGGCAACCAGAAAGGCTCTGCCAGGGCAGATGCCGAACACTGGCCAGAGGTCTTAAATACTCTTAGAGGTGAATAA
- a CDS encoding alpha/beta fold hydrolase has translation MGFNKLIDSLEIAEINISDIPCIEISPPEFKGNIIFYHGWSSRKENQVFRGKILASHGYRVILPDAPYHGQRNKLDFNSGNGEDLLANYFFETLIRSILESKKLIDYIGRDKPIITAGHSMGGFIAAGVFTDNQEISRMININGSSAWLKTRDLWLDEIDFNQPIKDKLVIDNVSYSLKDYDPYYNLDKINDRPILLLHGDADSSVSIEAQKEYYQAAKETYEDEERISLVSYENLNHYIIDKMLAEIINWL, from the coding sequence GTGGGATTCAATAAATTAATAGATAGTTTAGAGATAGCTGAAATTAATATTTCAGATATACCATGCATAGAAATTTCACCACCAGAATTTAAGGGTAATATAATATTTTATCACGGCTGGTCATCGAGGAAAGAAAATCAGGTTTTTAGAGGCAAAATCCTGGCCAGCCATGGCTATAGAGTGATATTGCCAGATGCACCTTACCATGGCCAGAGAAATAAGCTTGATTTTAATTCTGGAAATGGCGAAGACTTACTGGCCAATTACTTTTTTGAAACTTTAATTAGGTCTATCCTGGAATCTAAAAAATTAATAGACTATATAGGCAGAGATAAACCTATTATTACCGCCGGCCATTCAATGGGAGGTTTTATTGCTGCCGGTGTCTTTACAGATAACCAGGAAATCTCCAGAATGATAAATATTAATGGCTCCTCAGCCTGGCTTAAAACCAGAGATCTCTGGCTGGATGAGATTGATTTTAATCAGCCCATCAAGGATAAACTGGTTATTGATAATGTTAGCTATTCCCTTAAAGACTATGACCCCTATTATAACCTTGATAAAATCAATGATAGGCCTATTTTGCTCCTGCATGGTGATGCTGATAGCTCTGTGTCAATAGAGGCCCAGAAAGAGTATTATCAGGCGGCTAAGGAGACATATGAGGACGAGGAGAGGATATCTCTGGTGTCCTATGAAAATTTAAATCATTATATAATCGATAAGATGTTAGCAGAGATAATTAACTGGTTATAA
- a CDS encoding acyl-CoA thioester hydrolase/BAAT C-terminal domain-containing protein: MRLNKLHLYLAVILVLVLSTGAIANEDKPVIEHPEEVRIDQEFEVEILNLEAGQEYQIKLASYDEADERWMNQKKFVPESETFIIERDSTMELIQLMEPTTSDYEEPFVPPVDFRESFETDILIKEEGETIASSQIIRWLGDPEVEEINIDHPDLIGNLYKPPSKEGVPGALVLHGSEPSPADSLAYMLASNGIATLAIQYFGMEPEIPDDLVEVPLEYIAEAGEWMLGHDWIKGDQLGIIGNSRGGELALLAASYFDIFGSTVVIAGSGLVFEGIAMGAISPGAAWSYQDEPIDYISYTRDYEVVPSGPIQELEPFYSASYEEATEKEIEQATVSVENINGPVLMVSGKDDKMWNSVELQKYVELRLDEYKHPYEFKHLIYEDAGHTISFPYLPTANLEVLGSYYMGGSQEGYARADADHWPEVLRFLKLNNQ; the protein is encoded by the coding sequence ATGAGGTTAAATAAGTTGCATTTATATCTGGCTGTAATTTTGGTTCTTGTTTTGTCTACAGGGGCTATAGCTAACGAGGATAAGCCAGTTATTGAACATCCAGAAGAAGTCCGGATTGATCAGGAATTTGAGGTTGAGATTTTAAATCTAGAGGCCGGTCAGGAATATCAAATTAAGCTTGCTAGTTATGATGAAGCTGACGAAAGATGGATGAATCAGAAAAAATTTGTACCAGAAAGTGAAACTTTTATTATTGAAAGAGATTCAACTATGGAATTAATTCAGCTAATGGAGCCGACAACTTCTGATTATGAAGAACCCTTTGTTCCACCAGTCGATTTTAGAGAAAGTTTTGAGACTGATATTTTGATTAAGGAAGAAGGCGAAACTATAGCAAGCTCACAAATTATTCGCTGGCTAGGTGATCCTGAAGTAGAGGAAATTAATATTGATCATCCTGATTTAATTGGAAACTTATATAAGCCACCATCAAAAGAAGGTGTCCCAGGAGCCCTGGTCTTACATGGTTCAGAGCCTTCGCCGGCTGATTCTCTGGCCTATATGCTTGCATCTAATGGGATAGCAACTCTGGCAATACAATATTTTGGGATGGAACCAGAAATTCCTGATGATTTAGTTGAGGTCCCACTGGAATATATTGCGGAGGCCGGAGAGTGGATGCTTGGTCATGACTGGATTAAAGGGGATCAGCTTGGAATAATTGGTAATTCCAGAGGTGGAGAACTTGCTCTACTTGCTGCCAGTTATTTTGATATATTTGGGAGCACAGTTGTGATAGCAGGATCTGGTCTGGTATTTGAGGGAATTGCCATGGGTGCAATTTCTCCTGGAGCTGCCTGGTCTTATCAGGATGAACCAATTGATTATATAAGCTATACCAGGGATTATGAAGTAGTTCCCTCAGGTCCTATCCAGGAATTAGAGCCCTTTTATTCTGCATCCTATGAGGAGGCCACTGAAAAAGAGATCGAGCAAGCAACAGTATCGGTTGAAAATATTAATGGCCCGGTATTAATGGTTTCTGGTAAGGACGATAAAATGTGGAACTCAGTTGAACTCCAAAAATATGTTGAATTAAGGCTTGATGAATATAAACATCCCTATGAATTCAAACATTTAATATATGAAGATGCCGGTCATACTATAAGCTTTCCCTATCTGCCGACTGCAAATTTAGAAGTTTTAGGATCGTATTATATGGGAGGTAGTCAGGAAGGTTATGCCAGGGCAGATGCTGACCACTGGCCAGAAGTCTTAAGGTTTTTAAAACTTAATAACCAATAA
- a CDS encoding ZIP family metal transporter: MNNLLTVTIIGLLSGAIGTGAGGASVLLVKRLRDDALAWLMAFAAGIMTSIIFIELIPEAIEEGTLLSALIGIVLGAVLIMLLDINFPHHHFDQQEAGRELTEKMFQEQKLLKMGILLAFGVALHNIPEGIAIGASYVADRNIGIGLAILIALHNFPEGMAVATALGMAGISKIRVLIYTIMAGVPMGLGAFTGGLFGSISPIFLSSSLGFAGGAMLYIVYDELIPDCHDRTTGHTAIVGIVVGVIAGIALIEFLH; encoded by the coding sequence ATGAATAATTTGTTGACAGTTACAATAATAGGTTTGCTAAGTGGTGCAATCGGGACAGGGGCAGGAGGCGCATCAGTTTTATTGGTTAAGCGATTAAGGGATGATGCCTTAGCCTGGTTAATGGCCTTTGCTGCCGGTATTATGACTTCCATTATATTTATAGAATTGATTCCAGAGGCTATTGAAGAGGGGACTCTGTTATCTGCCCTGATTGGTATTGTTTTAGGTGCAGTTTTAATAATGTTATTAGATATTAACTTTCCCCATCATCATTTTGATCAGCAGGAAGCAGGCAGAGAATTAACAGAGAAAATGTTTCAGGAGCAGAAATTATTAAAGATGGGAATTCTACTTGCCTTTGGAGTTGCCCTCCATAATATACCTGAAGGTATTGCAATTGGGGCCAGTTATGTTGCTGATAGAAATATAGGGATTGGCCTGGCAATCCTAATAGCACTCCATAATTTCCCAGAGGGAATGGCTGTGGCAACAGCTTTAGGTATGGCCGGGATCAGTAAGATCAGGGTTTTAATTTATACTATTATGGCAGGAGTTCCTATGGGCCTGGGAGCCTTTACAGGTGGCTTATTTGGTAGTATCTCTCCAATATTTCTTTCGTCTTCCCTGGGGTTTGCCGGGGGAGCCATGCTCTATATTGTTTATGATGAATTAATTCCTGACTGCCATGATCGGACAACCGGGCATACAGCAATTGTCGGCATAGTTGTTGGGGTTATTGCCGGAATAGCACTTATTGAATTTTTGCATTAG
- a CDS encoding EAL domain-containing protein, with product MKKISKDLNRIYFVLVFTFLISTFGLFLYYSMNNQLNFLPVIIIFLTGIYVARYFSIKMIRPLDKITVWADRLADGYNEACPVNPGYEELNTISDSLKKLAEKIEHKEKELDQKEQEIMISSQQIKSYNDEVTKLNKKLEYRTLYDPLTKLPNRRQFINNLKTELQAGRSGAVILIDLDNFKEVNDTLGHVYGDILLSQIGNRFLDLNDSNIFIARYGGDEFLILLKNVVKIDEVERYLKSVENCLNSSFNINDDLLNIEYSIGIALFPEDAEKTYDLITFADTAMHRAKGLFDQNKLYYNDRMFQELIKKKEIRELLKDALRNDGFKLVYQPQINLKSGKADTFEALLRLKDEDISPGEFISVAEESNLIIDIGRWVTEAAIIQLAEWQSKGLEPKPISINFSAKQLNDLSYVDFLNDKLKKHGVTADLLEIEITETVLLEKKDKSISFLNKLKKSGVKISLDDFGTGYSSLSYLTYIELDKIKFDRSLNHKFLQDNYTDTMAGLISLFHSMNLVVVAEGIEEKENFQKLSDRGCDYIQGYLFSRPVSPAAIEKIYDHNFI from the coding sequence ATGAAAAAGATAAGCAAAGATTTAAATAGAATATATTTTGTTTTAGTTTTTACATTTTTAATATCAACTTTTGGTTTATTTCTGTATTACTCAATGAATAATCAGCTTAACTTTTTGCCTGTAATTATAATATTTTTAACCGGGATATATGTAGCCAGATATTTTTCAATTAAAATGATTAGACCTTTAGATAAGATTACTGTCTGGGCAGACAGGCTGGCAGATGGATATAATGAAGCCTGTCCTGTTAATCCAGGTTATGAAGAGTTAAATACTATTTCTGATTCTTTAAAGAAGCTTGCAGAAAAGATTGAGCATAAAGAAAAAGAACTTGATCAAAAAGAGCAAGAAATAATGATTAGTTCTCAGCAGATCAAGAGTTATAATGATGAGGTAACCAAATTAAATAAAAAGCTTGAATACAGGACATTATATGACCCTTTAACAAAGTTGCCGAATCGTCGACAGTTTATAAACAATCTTAAAACTGAACTGCAAGCAGGCAGATCAGGGGCAGTAATTTTAATTGATCTGGATAATTTTAAAGAAGTTAACGATACTTTAGGACATGTCTATGGAGATATTCTATTAAGTCAGATTGGCAATCGCTTCCTTGATCTTAATGACAGCAATATTTTCATAGCCAGATATGGTGGAGATGAGTTTTTGATTTTATTGAAAAATGTTGTGAAAATAGACGAGGTTGAAAGATATTTAAAGTCAGTCGAAAATTGTTTGAATAGCTCATTTAATATTAATGATGATTTATTAAATATTGAGTACAGTATAGGGATTGCGCTTTTTCCTGAAGATGCTGAAAAAACCTATGATTTAATAACCTTTGCGGATACTGCAATGCATAGGGCAAAGGGCCTTTTTGATCAGAATAAATTATATTATAATGACAGGATGTTTCAGGAGCTGATAAAAAAGAAGGAGATCCGTGAGCTATTAAAAGATGCATTAAGGAATGATGGTTTTAAGCTTGTATATCAGCCCCAGATAAACTTAAAGTCGGGTAAAGCCGATACATTTGAAGCTTTGCTTAGATTAAAGGATGAAGATATCTCTCCTGGTGAATTTATTTCTGTTGCTGAGGAGAGTAATTTAATAATTGATATTGGTCGCTGGGTAACAGAGGCGGCAATTATTCAACTTGCAGAGTGGCAGAGTAAAGGGCTTGAGCCAAAACCAATTTCCATTAATTTTTCTGCCAAGCAGTTAAATGATTTATCCTATGTTGATTTTTTAAATGATAAACTTAAGAAACATGGGGTGACGGCAGACCTTTTAGAGATTGAGATAACAGAGACTGTGCTGCTTGAGAAGAAGGATAAATCGATTAGTTTTTTAAATAAATTAAAAAAGTCAGGTGTTAAGATCTCCCTTGATGACTTTGGAACAGGATATTCTTCATTAAGCTATTTAACCTATATTGAACTTGATAAGATTAAATTTGATCGGTCTTTAAATCATAAATTCTTACAGGATAATTATACAGATACCATGGCAGGTTTGATTTCTTTATTTCATAGCATGAATTTAGTTGTTGTTG